A genomic region of Tigriopus californicus strain San Diego chromosome 1, Tcal_SD_v2.1, whole genome shotgun sequence contains the following coding sequences:
- the LOC131884928 gene encoding cyanocobalamin reductase / alkylcobalamin dealkylase-like, translating into MRASNPDIPTPIGELSIVQSLGERLNVAHFHPGGFEAHPFLVKSYNELVGPKFRLDYPDHTLAWVVLSRPSMFENTFLPFLKRTKNDPGVFDRDPLDQCMWRTFQDLKEQFEPEFGRIDVMHDFEIRPNRRPKILVQTAAHVSGSVRLFRESDVTEDPSLLKPIQSPKIYPVCLHPIWSGWFAIRGVFLFRDIQVDPPVLASKPCDLELPEALIAELLRLYNDHWQDCRFRDSVHPAREKYSSVQQDYFAAKPAERIKVIEPYLAS; encoded by the coding sequence ATGCGTGCCAGCAATCCGGACATCCCCACCCCGATCGGGGAACTCTCCATTGTCCAATCCCTCGGAGAACGACTCAATGTTGCTCACTTCCATCCGGGGGGCTTCGAGGCCCACCCCTTTCTTGTCAAATCCTACAATGAATTGGTGGGACCCAAATTTCGTCTCGACTATCCTGATCATACTTTGGCCTGGGTGGTTTTGAGTCGACCGAGCATGTTCGAAAACACTTTCTTGCCCTTTCTCAAGCGCACTAAAAACGATCCAGGGGTGTTCGATCGCGATCCCCTGGACCAATGCATGTGGCGCACGTTTCAAGACTTGAAAGAACAATTCGAGCCTGAATTCGGCCGCATTGATGTAATGCACGATTTCGAAATTCGGCCCAATCGCCGACCCAAGATCTTGGTGCAAACAGCAGCTCATGTGTCGGGGTCAGTGCGGCTCTTCCGCGAATCTGATGTAACAGAGGACCCGAGTCTTTTGAAGCCCATTCAGAGCCCCAAGATCTATCCCGTGTGTTTGCACCCCATTTGGTCGGGTTGGTTTGCCATTCGAGGGGTGTTCCTGTTCAGAGACATTCAAGTGGATCCGCCAGTTCTGGCTTCGAAGCCATGTGATTTGGAGCTTCCCGAGGCTCTGATCGCCGAACTTTTGAGACTCTATAACGACCATTGGCAAGATTGCCGATTCCGAGATTCCGTACATCCTGCTCGTGAAAAGTATTCGTCAGTTCAGCAGGATTATTTCGCGGCCAAACCCGCCGAGCGGATCAAAGTGATTGAACCCTATCTAGCTTCATAG
- the LOC131884906 gene encoding methylenetetrahydrofolate reductase (NADPH)-like has protein sequence MNGSIKSSGGSRAKTIVIMSPVHLKNGSSAGGGGGLSGLEARPDPSPAYSTLTGNMSSAVRDLDPGTPLTPLSYLQSNFDITLKQKVLTRVDSGDKFFSLEFFPPRTKSGAINLLARFERMGMGNPLFVDVTWHPAGNPAGDSETSSMMIAHSALNYVGLETMLHMTCVKSNEEEISNYLNKAKRLGIRNILALRGDAPNEENKWQMQDDGFNFATDLVRHIKSYFPDDFTVCVAGYPTGHPEATSYEDDIIYLKEKVDAGADFIITQLFFKASTFKKFVDDCRAVGITCPIIPGILPIQSYDSLRHIVKLSKLEVPEDVQKVVQPLRGNDEAIRNYGIHQAVDMVRELFISGYAPGVHIYTLNREVAAVSILKRLGMWNSDPAKPLPFKLAADPKRCGEDVRPIFWTKRSKTYVYRTRHWDEFPNGRWGNSSSPAFGELKDYYLFYLASKSPKEELRTMWGEVTCEEDVWQVFSRYLSGEPNADGIKVTKTIFNEDILDTETELISDKLAEVVAKGVITVNSQPSVNCVPSNDSRVGWGEPGGYVFQKAYLEFFTSESNVIALLQVLGRYPGVNFQVINHDASFNCTNIKSLQPIAVTWGVFPGSEIKQPTVVDPISFDAWREEAFGLWVEQWAKLYDEGSVSQKVIENIAGSYLLVNLVDNDFPMGSCLWNVLDDMFSRVKLNNTLSALPTLEEVVKTIPHTTIIKDCDDDDDNGTSS, from the coding sequence GGAGGCTCACGAGCCAAGACCATCGTGATTATGAGTCCGGTTCATCTGAAGAATGGCTCCTCTGCCGGAGGCGGCGGTGGACTCTCGGGTTTGGAGGCTCGTCCGGATCCATCTCCCGCTTACAGTACACTGACTGGAAACATGTCCTCGGCTGTACGAGACCTAGACCCTGGCACCCCATTGACGCCCCTGAGCTATCTTCAAAGCAATTTCGACATCACCCTCAAGCAAAAAGTGTTGACTCGAGTGGACTCTGGGGACAAGTTCTTCTCCTTGGAGTTCTTTCCCCCTCGCACCAAGAGCGGGGCCATCAACCTCCTGGCACGCTTTGAGCGCATGGGAATGGGCAATCCACTCTTTGTGGACGTGACTTGGCATCCGGCAGGCAATCCTGCCGGAGATTCCGAGACTTCCTCCATGATGATTGCTCACTCGGCCTTAAACTATGTGGGATTGGAGACGATGCTTCACATGACTTGCGTCAAATCCAATGAGGAAGAGATCTCAAACTACTTGAACAAGGCCAAACGATTAGGCATCCGTAACATTCTGGCTTTGCGAGGTGACGCGCCCAACGAGGAGAACAAATGGCAAATGCAAGACGATGGATTCAATTTTGCCACAGACCTGGTCCGTCACATCAAGTCCTACTTTCCGGACGACTTCACCGTGTGCGTGGCGGGCTATCCAACCGGTCATCCCGAGGCCACCTCTTATGAAGATGACATTATCTACCTGAAAGAAAAGGTGGATGCGGGTGCGGATTTCATCATTACTCAGCTCTTTTTCAAGGCCTCCACGTTCAAGAAATTTGTGGATGATTGTCGAGCTGTGGGCATCACTTGCCCGATCATCCCGGGGATCCTGCCCATCCAATCGTATGACTCGCTTCGTCATATTGTCAAGCTCTCCAAATTGGAAGTACCCGAGGATGTTCAGAAAGTGGTCCAACCCTTGCGAGGTAATGACGAAGCCATCCGCAACTACGGCATCCATCAAGCCGTGGACATGGTTCGAGAACTCTTCATCAGTGGATATGCCCCCGGAGTGCATATTTACACGCTCAACAGAGAGGTTGCCGCAGTATCCATTTTGAAGCGTTTGGGCATGTGGAATAGCGATCCGGCTAAACCTTTGCCTTTCAAACTCGCGGCCGATCCCAAGCGGTGCGGGGAAGATGTGCGGCCCATCTTCTGGACCAAGCGATCCAAGACTTACGTCTACCGCACCCGCCATTGGGACGAGTTTCCTAATGGACGTTGGGGCAACTCCTCTTCGCCGGCCTTTGGCGAGCTCAAAGACTACTACCTCTTCTACTTGGCCTCCAAGAGTCCCAAAGAGGAGTTGAGGACGATGTGGGGCGAGGTGACTTGCGAGGAGGACGTCTGGCAGGTGTTTTCCCGCTACCTAAGCGGCGAGCCCAATGCCGATGGGATCAAAGTGACTAAAACCATTTTTAACGAAGACATCCTGGACACGGAGACCGAACTGATCTCGGATAAGCTGGCCGAGGTAGTGGCCAAGGGCGTGATCACGGTCAATTCCCAGCCATCGGTCAATTGCGTGCCGAGCAATGACAGCCGCGTGGGATGGGGTGAGCCGGGTGGGTACGTGTTCCAAAAGGCCTACCTGGAGTTCTTCACCTCGGAGAGCAACGTGATCGCCTTGCTTCAAGTGCTTGGACGCTATCCGGGCGTCAACTTCCAAGTGATCAACCACGACGCCTCGTTCAATTGCACGAATATCAAATCCCTCCAGCCGATTGCCGTCACTTGGGGCGTGTTCCCCGGCTCCGAGATCAAGCAGCCCACTGTGGTGGACCCCATTAGTTTCGACGCTTGGCGAGAGGAAGCCTTTGGTTTGTGGGTGGAGCAATGGGCCAAATTGTACGACGAGGGCTCCGTATCTCAGAAAGTGATTGAGAACATTGCCGGGTCGTACTTGCTGGTCAACCTAGTTGATAACGACTTCCCTATGGGAAGCTGCCTGTGGAACGTGTTGGACGACATGTTCAGTCGAGTGAAACTGAACAACACCTTGAGCGCTCTGCCGACTTTGGAAGAGGTCGTTAAAACCATTCCTCATACGACGATCATCAAAGActgcgatgatgatgatgacaacgGAACGAGCTCCTGA